The following are encoded in a window of Cycloclasticus pugetii PS-1 genomic DNA:
- the ispD gene encoding 2-C-methyl-D-erythritol 4-phosphate cytidylyltransferase, with protein MVNKPEKVWCVVAAAGIGSRMQSAVPKQYLPLGSSTVLDATLERLLLCEKIEHIVVCIHQNDNYWQHSKLAQNDRISITFGGSERADSVLNGVSLVKEHADLNDWVLVHDAARPCVRCSDINVLINTALKQQVGAILATPIHDTVKKVVNKKSTQTLDRSILWRALTPQIFKLDMLNNALINAIESNRVITDEASAIEQMNQAVQIVKGHADNIKITSPSDLDLARYYLEQQERQVCA; from the coding sequence ATGGTAAATAAACCAGAAAAAGTTTGGTGTGTAGTGGCAGCCGCTGGCATTGGTTCAAGAATGCAATCAGCAGTTCCTAAACAATATTTACCACTTGGTTCATCAACTGTTTTAGATGCAACATTGGAACGACTACTGTTATGCGAAAAGATTGAGCATATTGTTGTTTGTATTCATCAGAATGATAACTACTGGCAACACAGTAAATTGGCACAGAATGACCGTATTAGCATAACGTTTGGTGGAAGTGAACGAGCTGATTCTGTTTTAAATGGTGTGTCTTTAGTCAAAGAGCATGCTGATTTAAATGATTGGGTTCTTGTTCATGATGCCGCACGACCCTGTGTTAGATGTAGTGATATAAACGTGTTAATTAACACTGCATTAAAACAGCAAGTTGGTGCTATTTTGGCGACACCAATACACGATACGGTTAAAAAAGTAGTCAATAAAAAATCCACACAAACGCTCGATAGGTCAATATTATGGAGAGCGCTGACACCACAAATATTTAAACTCGACATGCTAAATAATGCCCTAATCAATGCGATCGAGTCTAATCGTGTAATCACGGATGAGGCCAGCGCTATTGAGCAGATGAATCAAGCTGTACAAATAGTAAAAGGACATGCTGATAATATCAAAATCACTTCGCCATCAGATTTAGATTTGGCTCGTTATTATTTAGAACAACAAGAGAGGCAAGTATGCGCATAG
- the surE gene encoding 5'/3'-nucleotidase SurE has translation MHILVSNDDGYLAPGLSALANKLSEVARVTVVAPDRNRSAASNSLTLDMPLRVQQMDNGYFSVDGTPTDCVHLAITGLLKEDPSIVFSGINNGENMGDDVLYSGTVAAATEGRFLGLPSIAISITSSKPRYFETAANIAVLLLNQLMVKELPADTILNVNVPDLPLTEIKGLKATRLGQRHRSEPVIEGRDPRNKKIYWVGPPGAQQDAGEETDFYAVENGYVSITPLKIDLTNYQRLNTLNDWLEELVL, from the coding sequence ATGCATATTTTAGTAAGTAATGATGATGGGTATTTAGCCCCTGGTTTGTCGGCATTGGCGAATAAACTATCTGAAGTAGCTCGTGTTACTGTGGTCGCGCCGGATAGAAACAGAAGCGCGGCGAGTAACTCTTTAACACTGGATATGCCGCTGCGAGTACAGCAAATGGATAATGGTTACTTTAGTGTTGATGGAACCCCCACAGATTGCGTTCATTTAGCGATTACAGGCTTGTTAAAAGAAGACCCCAGTATTGTATTCTCTGGCATTAATAACGGAGAAAATATGGGTGATGATGTTTTGTATTCCGGTACGGTTGCTGCGGCAACTGAAGGGCGCTTTTTAGGCTTACCGTCAATTGCTATTTCAATTACCTCTAGTAAGCCAAGATACTTTGAAACAGCGGCAAATATTGCTGTGCTGTTACTCAATCAATTGATGGTTAAAGAGCTTCCGGCCGATACAATTTTAAATGTTAATGTCCCTGATTTGCCATTAACAGAGATAAAGGGTCTTAAAGCGACAAGGCTTGGTCAACGACATCGTTCAGAGCCGGTAATAGAGGGGCGTGACCCAAGGAATAAAAAAATATACTGGGTAGGGCCGCCTGGCGCGCAGCAAGATGCGGGTGAAGAAACAGATTTTTATGCTGTTGAAAATGGTTATGTTTCGATTACGCCGTTAAAAATTGATTTAACCAACTACCAGCGTTTAAATACATTAAATGATTGGCTTGAAGAGCTCGTTTTATGA
- a CDS encoding FtsB family cell division protein, which produces MKALLIILVIVFSYLQYKLWIAEGRVQDSWSLEQRINTLEAENKILSERNNALQAEVSNLKSGLEVVEEKARNELGFVGKDETFFQYIEAGDGK; this is translated from the coding sequence GTGAAAGCGCTTTTGATCATTCTTGTTATTGTCTTCAGTTATTTGCAGTATAAACTATGGATAGCTGAAGGCAGAGTTCAAGACTCATGGTCTTTAGAGCAACGAATAAACACCCTTGAAGCAGAAAACAAAATTCTGAGCGAGCGCAATAACGCCTTACAAGCCGAAGTTTCCAATTTAAAAAGTGGTTTAGAGGTCGTCGAAGAAAAAGCTCGAAATGAATTAGGGTTTGTAGGTAAAGACGAAACGTTCTTTCAGTATATTGAAGCTGGCGATGGTAAATAA
- the truD gene encoding tRNA pseudouridine(13) synthase TruD, which yields MLFEKHIDELAYAHGGTVGAGQLKQQAEDFIVNERLTFTPSGEGEHEFVYVQKKGLNTDEVLKKLAVHAGVTRRSVSYAGMKDKHAVTKQWFSVHLPGRAAPDWQLLEDDSIKIKRSTRHLKKLKRGVIQFNEFEIVISQLTVDHALLQQRIEQIKMFGVPNYFMQQRFGYLCQNLDRAYGLFSRGEKIKNKQLKGLLLSSARSFLFNQVLSERVKAENWDKALPGDAFMLSGTRQYFTDEANSTTTHTRLMEHDIHPSGPLFGVNDKVVSASVEQLEDTVFTANSVFCKGLLKEKVDSARRALRVVPTDFKAELISTDKLRLSFKLPSGSYATAVIRELINITSHVN from the coding sequence ATGCTGTTTGAGAAACATATTGATGAGCTGGCTTATGCCCATGGCGGCACAGTTGGGGCTGGCCAACTAAAGCAACAAGCAGAAGATTTTATCGTAAACGAGCGCTTAACATTTACCCCGTCTGGCGAGGGAGAACATGAATTTGTGTATGTGCAAAAAAAAGGGCTCAATACCGATGAGGTGCTAAAAAAACTTGCTGTTCATGCAGGTGTAACCCGGCGTTCAGTCTCTTATGCGGGTATGAAAGATAAACATGCGGTTACCAAACAGTGGTTTAGTGTACATTTGCCAGGCCGAGCAGCACCGGATTGGCAGTTATTAGAAGATGATTCAATTAAAATCAAACGAAGTACTCGTCACCTTAAGAAATTAAAAAGAGGGGTTATTCAGTTTAATGAATTTGAGATTGTTATTTCACAGTTAACAGTTGATCATGCCTTGCTGCAGCAACGTATTGAACAAATAAAAATGTTTGGTGTGCCTAATTACTTTATGCAACAACGTTTTGGTTACTTATGCCAAAATCTAGATCGTGCGTATGGACTGTTTTCTAGAGGCGAGAAAATTAAGAATAAGCAGTTAAAAGGCCTATTGTTATCTTCAGCCAGATCGTTTCTGTTCAACCAAGTGCTGTCTGAGCGAGTGAAGGCTGAAAATTGGGATAAGGCGCTACCCGGTGATGCATTTATGCTCAGTGGAACGCGTCAGTATTTTACAGATGAAGCCAACTCAACAACGACTCATACACGTTTAATGGAACATGATATTCATCCAAGTGGTCCATTATTTGGAGTAAATGATAAAGTGGTTTCTGCTTCAGTTGAGCAGCTGGAAGACACAGTGTTTACGGCTAACAGTGTATTTTGTAAGGGTTTATTGAAGGAAAAAGTTGACTCTGCTAGACGCGCTTTAAGGGTTGTGCCGACAGATTTTAAGGCAGAGTTGATATCCACTGATAAACTTCGATTATCGTTTAAACTCCCTTCCGGCAGTTATGCAACCGCTGTTATTCGTGAGTTAATTAACATAACAAGTCATGTTAACTAG
- the kdsA gene encoding 3-deoxy-8-phosphooctulonate synthase yields the protein MKLCGFNVGIDQPFFLIAGTCVVESEQMTIDTAGQLKEITDELGIPFIYKSSFDKANRSSIDGFRGPGIEEGLRVLQLVKDQLNLPVITDVHEDTPMDEVASVVDVLQTPAFLCRQTNYITKVAATGLPVNIKKGQFLAPWDMKHVVDKARSTGNQNIMVCERGASFGYNNLVSDMRSLAVMRETSAPVVFDATHSVQLPGGQGSSSGGQREFVPTLARAAMAAGVSGVFMETHPDPDKALSDGPNSVPLEKMKALLSIMKTIDDAVKQAGFIENEF from the coding sequence ATGAAATTATGCGGGTTTAATGTAGGTATTGATCAGCCGTTCTTTTTAATAGCAGGGACCTGTGTTGTAGAAAGTGAGCAAATGACGATTGATACAGCCGGTCAATTAAAAGAAATAACTGATGAGTTGGGTATTCCTTTTATATATAAATCATCGTTTGATAAGGCTAATCGCTCATCTATTGATGGTTTTAGAGGTCCTGGCATTGAAGAAGGCTTACGTGTTTTGCAGTTGGTAAAAGACCAATTAAATCTCCCTGTTATTACCGATGTGCATGAAGACACGCCGATGGATGAAGTGGCCTCTGTTGTTGATGTGTTACAAACGCCTGCTTTTTTATGTCGTCAAACTAATTACATTACTAAAGTGGCGGCAACAGGCTTGCCGGTTAACATTAAAAAAGGCCAGTTTTTAGCGCCTTGGGATATGAAGCACGTAGTTGATAAAGCACGTTCGACCGGTAATCAAAATATCATGGTGTGTGAAAGAGGGGCATCTTTTGGCTATAATAATTTAGTCTCTGATATGCGTTCATTAGCCGTAATGCGCGAAACAAGTGCACCAGTGGTTTTTGATGCAACTCACTCGGTTCAACTACCCGGGGGGCAGGGAAGTTCTTCTGGCGGGCAACGTGAATTTGTGCCGACATTAGCGAGAGCCGCAATGGCAGCTGGCGTGTCCGGCGTATTTATGGAAACACACCCTGATCCGGATAAAGCGTTAAGTGATGGTCCTAATTCGGTGCCATTAGAAAAAATGAAAGCATTACTCAGCATTATGAAAACAATCGATGACGCGGTTAAACAAGCCGGGTTTATTGAAAACGAATTTTAA
- a CDS encoding Smr/MutS family protein translates to MPEDKKKRLSSDNDSQLFREFIGEVNILSNTERHFYDDTSKPKPIKKSFPPLKADHEYIVDHTNDITSEQYVFFAHSSVQAKTIKKLKRGAITINETIDLHGLDKQQAQHYIRECIREQLELQQRYLLLIHGKGTRSLNQSPVLKNLCVNLLKNDSAVLAFASAQPKDGGTGALYVLLRQKR, encoded by the coding sequence ATGCCTGAAGATAAAAAAAAACGCCTAAGTTCCGATAATGATTCTCAATTATTCCGTGAGTTTATTGGAGAGGTAAACATACTCTCGAACACAGAACGGCATTTCTATGATGATACGTCGAAACCAAAACCAATAAAAAAAAGCTTTCCACCTCTAAAAGCGGATCATGAATATATTGTTGATCACACAAATGACATTACATCAGAGCAATACGTTTTCTTTGCCCACAGCTCTGTCCAAGCTAAAACGATAAAAAAATTAAAACGAGGCGCGATAACAATTAATGAAACAATTGATTTACATGGTTTAGATAAACAACAAGCACAACATTACATTAGAGAGTGTATTAGAGAACAGCTTGAGCTTCAGCAGCGTTATCTATTGCTTATACATGGCAAGGGAACAAGATCACTCAATCAATCGCCTGTTTTAAAAAACCTTTGTGTTAATCTACTAAAAAATGACTCTGCCGTATTAGCTTTTGCCTCTGCCCAGCCTAAAGATGGTGGAACCGGGGCGTTATACGTTTTGTTACGACAAAAACGCTAA
- the eno gene encoding phosphopyruvate hydratase, translating into MAEIVDIKAREILDSRGNPTLQADVTLASGIIGSAMVPSGASTGEREAIELRDGDKSRYGGKGVLKAIGHVNGELKDALLGMDASNQAAIDKTMIELDGTENKARLGANATLGISLATAHAAANEGGLPLFRYLGNSEFTLPVPMMNIINGGSHADNSVDLQEFMILPVGAPNFSEAMRYGTEVFHALKSVLLKKGLSTSVGDEGGFAPDLSSNVEAIEVILQAIEQVGLKVGDDISLGLDVASSEFCENGEYFLASENKRFNSTEMTDFLAGWVNQYPIISIEDGLDENDWDGWKYMTEQLGHKVQLVGDDLFVTNPKIFKQGIDKNIANSILIKVNQIGTLTETLAAIKMAHDSGYTSVVSHRSGETEDTTIADLAVATCSGQIKTGSLCRSDRVAKYNRLLRIEEELGEQAVYAGRKAFKYLR; encoded by the coding sequence ATGGCAGAAATAGTTGATATTAAAGCGCGTGAGATTCTTGATTCACGCGGTAATCCAACCTTGCAAGCGGATGTGACGTTAGCCTCTGGCATTATTGGCAGTGCAATGGTGCCCTCAGGTGCGTCAACCGGGGAACGTGAAGCGATCGAATTACGTGATGGCGATAAAAGTCGTTATGGTGGTAAAGGCGTACTGAAAGCTATCGGCCATGTAAATGGCGAGTTAAAAGATGCTTTATTGGGCATGGATGCAAGCAATCAGGCAGCGATTGATAAGACAATGATTGAGCTTGATGGAACTGAAAACAAGGCTCGGTTAGGTGCAAATGCAACACTTGGTATTTCGTTAGCTACAGCACATGCTGCAGCAAATGAAGGTGGTTTGCCACTGTTTCGTTATTTAGGTAACAGCGAGTTTACGTTACCAGTACCGATGATGAATATCATCAATGGCGGTTCACATGCTGATAACAGTGTTGATCTGCAAGAATTTATGATTTTACCTGTCGGCGCACCTAACTTTAGTGAAGCGATGCGTTACGGCACGGAAGTTTTTCATGCCTTAAAATCGGTTTTACTAAAAAAAGGCTTAAGTACGTCGGTAGGTGATGAAGGGGGCTTTGCACCTGATTTGTCATCAAATGTTGAGGCAATTGAGGTTATTTTACAAGCCATTGAACAAGTTGGTTTGAAGGTTGGTGATGATATTTCGTTGGGTCTTGATGTGGCAAGTTCTGAGTTTTGTGAAAACGGAGAATACTTCTTAGCGTCGGAAAATAAACGCTTTAACTCTACTGAAATGACCGACTTTTTAGCTGGCTGGGTTAATCAATATCCAATTATTTCTATTGAAGATGGTTTAGATGAAAACGATTGGGACGGTTGGAAATACATGACCGAGCAATTGGGTCATAAAGTTCAATTGGTTGGGGATGATTTATTTGTTACAAATCCTAAAATATTTAAACAAGGTATAGATAAAAATATCGCCAATTCGATTTTGATTAAAGTTAATCAAATTGGCACGTTAACAGAAACATTAGCGGCCATTAAAATGGCGCATGATTCAGGTTATACATCAGTCGTATCTCATCGTTCTGGTGAAACAGAAGATACCACAATCGCTGATTTAGCTGTTGCAACCTGCTCAGGCCAAATTAAAACAGGCTCGCTTTGTCGTTCTGATCGTGTTGCTAAATACAACCGTTTACTGCGGATAGAAGAAGAGTTAGGCGAGCAGGCTGTTTATGCGGGTAGAAAGGCATTTAAATACCTTCGCTAA
- a CDS encoding undecaprenyl-diphosphate phosphatase, whose protein sequence is MDFEHILGLGLLQGLTEFLPISSSAHLILLPTLLGWKDQGLAFDVAVHVGTLIAVVSYFQHDLRQIIKGWFASVFKKNHTQDSRLAWMIIIATIPVGLVGLLAGHLIEIYLRSPIVIAIATLFFGLLLWYSDTKAQRHKDEYAISIKTAIIIGLYQVLALIPGTSRSGITMTGGLLLGLTREAAARFSFLLSVPLIFLAGSLKSVELMSSPSQIDWFSIIMGVFISALSAFACISIFLKVLEKVGMLPFVIYRLILGCFLLYLYAV, encoded by the coding sequence ATGGATTTTGAACATATCTTAGGCTTAGGGTTATTACAAGGGTTAACAGAGTTCCTGCCGATATCAAGTTCAGCACACTTAATTTTATTGCCCACTCTTTTAGGTTGGAAAGACCAAGGTTTAGCTTTTGATGTTGCTGTGCATGTGGGAACATTAATAGCAGTAGTTAGCTATTTTCAACACGATTTGAGGCAAATTATTAAAGGTTGGTTTGCATCTGTCTTCAAAAAAAATCATACGCAAGACAGTCGTTTAGCTTGGATGATAATCATAGCGACAATTCCGGTTGGTTTGGTTGGTTTATTAGCGGGTCATTTAATTGAAATTTACCTTCGCTCGCCCATAGTTATTGCAATAGCGACGCTCTTTTTTGGCTTGCTTCTTTGGTATTCGGATACTAAGGCACAGCGACATAAAGATGAATATGCAATATCGATTAAGACAGCCATTATTATTGGGTTATATCAGGTGTTGGCACTTATTCCTGGGACATCAAGATCGGGAATTACCATGACTGGAGGCTTGCTGCTAGGGTTGACGCGTGAGGCAGCCGCAAGGTTTTCTTTTTTACTATCCGTCCCATTAATCTTTTTAGCAGGAAGTTTAAAGTCAGTTGAGTTGATGAGTAGCCCAAGCCAAATTGACTGGTTCTCTATTATTATGGGTGTATTTATTTCAGCGTTAAGTGCCTTTGCCTGTATTTCAATTTTCCTAAAGGTGCTAGAAAAAGTAGGGATGCTGCCTTTTGTGATTTACCGTTTAATACTGGGTTGTTTTTTATTGTATTTATATGCAGTTTAG
- the ispF gene encoding 2-C-methyl-D-erythritol 2,4-cyclodiphosphate synthase has product MRIGHGYDAHRFEAGKPLVLGGVKISHDYGLLAHSDGDVLLHALCDALLGSIGEGDIGQHFPDSSDDYANIDSRVLLRHVYALVQQKGFKLGNADLTIIAQAPKLSPYLNKMALYIAKDLNSGASQINIKATTTEGMGFPGRKEGIEAHAVVIVVSAR; this is encoded by the coding sequence ATGCGCATAGGCCACGGCTATGATGCACATCGGTTTGAAGCAGGGAAACCTCTCGTATTGGGCGGTGTGAAAATTTCTCATGACTATGGCTTATTAGCGCATTCAGATGGTGATGTGCTGTTACATGCGTTGTGTGATGCGCTGTTAGGTTCAATAGGTGAAGGTGATATTGGGCAACATTTCCCTGACAGCAGTGATGATTATGCCAATATCGACAGCCGTGTTTTGTTGCGGCATGTATATGCTTTAGTCCAACAAAAAGGTTTTAAGCTAGGAAATGCTGATTTAACAATTATTGCGCAAGCCCCGAAGTTATCTCCTTATTTAAATAAAATGGCGTTATATATAGCCAAAGATTTAAATTCAGGCGCATCGCAAATAAATATAAAAGCAACCACTACAGAAGGAATGGGCTTCCCCGGAAGAAAAGAAGGTATTGAAGCGCATGCTGTGGTTATTGTCGTTTCTGCGCGTTAA